One Streptomyces umbrinus genomic window, ACCAGGATGCGTCCGGGTTTTTCCACAGGAGGCGCCGACCGTTTTCCACAGGAGTGGTGACCAGGTTCGCCAATTGTCGGACGAGTCTGGTTCGCTTGAGGCATGGAGATTCTCTGGGTCCTGATGGCGATGCTCATGGTGAGCCTCATCCTCTGGCCGTACCTTCTGCGCAGGCGTGCCGGTGGTATCCAACAGGTCGCTCCGGGCGACCCGGACGCGGCCGACCCGGCGAACTACGGCTTCCTTCGCCAGGAGGAGCTGGACATCCGCATGCCCGGCCCCGACCAGGACCTGCTGGAGGTCCTGGACCTCGTGCAGCGCACCCAGGACTACCGGGCGGCGTCGCAGCTCCTGGCCGGCACCGAGATCGAGGGCGAGCGGCGCTGGCAGCGCGTGCAGGCCTTCGCGGGCGCCGCGTCGCTGGAGCTGCAGCAGCGCCCCGGCGGGGTGAGCGACTCCCCCGGCGGGCAGTGGCTGCGGGTGTGGCGGGCCGAGAATCCCAAGGACGCGGGCGGCGCCGCGGTGCACGCGGAGTTCCTGGTGCAGCAGGCGTGGCGTACGTCGTCGCCGGGGACGGACGAGTTCCGGATCATCATGGAGGAGGCGAGAGCGGCCTGCGGCGAGGCCGCGCTGCTGTCTCCGGGCGACCCGATCCCGTACGTCATCGAGCTCTCCGTGGGCCGCGGACTCGCCTACCCCCAGGCGGAGTTCGAGAAGGTCTGGCTGAAGATCCTGGACCGCGCACCCGCGCACATGGGGGCGCATCTGGCGGCGCTGCACTACTGGTGCGAGAAGTGGCACGGTTCGCGCGAGGTGGCGTACTCCTTCGCGGAGGCGGCGGCGGCCCGGGCGCCCCAGGGCTCGCTCCTGGCCGCGATGCCCCTCTTCGCAGTGTTCGAGCACCTGCCCGAGGTGAACCTGGTCAGCAGCTTCTACCAGAGCGAGGTCGTGACCAAGGCGGTCCACGGCGCCCTCTACGCGGTCCACTCGGCCCGCCCCGACGACCCGATGCTCGCCCACGTCCGCCACCTCCTGGTCTGCTTCCTGGTCCGCGGCGAACGCTGGTCGGAGGCAATGACCCAGCTGGTCCACGTCGACGGCCACGTGGGAGCCCTCCCCTGGACCCTGACATCCGACCCGGCAGCGGACTACGCCGTGTACCGCGCCCTGGCAGTGGGCGGCTACGAGGCAAACGGAGGGAGCCCGGCGACGCTGCCGCACTGAGCGGGCCGACCGTCTCTGGTCTTGTGGACCCGGGGAATATCGCAGACGGCGGCGGCCACCAGCCGTATCTTTCGAGCGGCAGAGTCCTGAACGGGTACTGCCCGGGCAGGCGCCACGCCGGCGCGTGCTGCCAGGCCGGTGTCGCGAAGGCGGATCGGCTGGCTCTCCAGCCACCCCGCCGATCTCTGACCGGCCGGTCACGGGGAGCCTTCAGCGCAGCGCCCTTCGTGCACGGCAGGGCACCTGCCGCCCCGAAGGGGAAGCAGGTGCCCCGCGGCCCCGGAGGGGAAAGCGGGGCCCGGCTACGGAGCCTCGGCCAGTGGGGCCTCCGCCTTCCGCCGGGCCGCCTTGCGGTCAGCCCTCCGTGCGGGCAGGCAGACGCCAGCCCGGGCGGGGGAAGTGGCAGGTGTAGCCGTCCGGGTAACGCTGCAGGTAGTCCTGGTGCTCGGGCTCGGCCTCCCAGAAGGGGCCGACCGGCTCCACCTCGGTGACGACCTTGTCCGGCCACAGCCCGGAGGCGTCCACGTCCGCGATCGTGTCCTCGGCGACCCGCTTCTGCTCGTCGTCCACGTAGTAGATCGCCGAGCGGTAGCTGAGGCCGATGTCGTTGCCCTGGCGGTTCTTGGTGCTCGGGTCGTGGATCTGGAAGAAGAACTCCAGGAGCG contains:
- the msrA gene encoding peptide-methionine (S)-S-oxide reductase MsrA translates to MAAQTQRAVLAGGCFWGMEELIRRLPGVTATRVGYTGGDVPNATYRNHGTHAEAIEILFDPEKTDYRALLEFFFQIHDPSTKNRQGNDIGLSYRSAIYYVDDEQKRVAEDTIADVDASGLWPDKVVTEVEPVGPFWEAEPEHQDYLQRYPDGYTCHFPRPGWRLPARTEG